The DNA region GCGATGAATCGCACCCCTACGCGCGGCAGCGCCGTCGCGTTCTCGACGGCGGGTTCGCTTGGGTGGGGCGCCGTCAGCCGGGCGTGGTGGCGGCGACGGCGAAGGCGCGGGCGTGCCAGGCGTTGCGCATGGGCGTCTCCCAGCGGCCGGCGCGGAGGTCGCCCACGGTGGCGACGGTGTTGTCGAAGACCACCGTGTCGTCGCCAACGGCGCCGGTGCGGGCGAGCTGGCGGAACTCCGGGCGGGTGGCGGTGCGCACCTGTCCGTCCACGTCGCGATACCAGACGGGGGTGGAATCCAGCAGCTTCACGCCCGTCTCGTCCTGGATCTCGCCCAGCGTGTGGAAGAGCGAGTCGATGGAGCAGCCCGATACGCCGGTGGCGCGCTCGTCCGCGGCGACCAGGAGGAACTGGGCGTGGCGAAGGTCGCGCGCGCCCACCACCGTGCGGCCGTGCGCCTGCCAGCGCGCCAGGAACGCGTCCACGCGCTCCTCCAGGTGCGCCTGCTCGCCCGGCGCGAGGGGGCGCGATGCGGCGAACACCCACACGCGGGCGTCGTCGGGAAGGCTGGCGAATTCGGTGGCGCTCATGCGGCTCGGCGGTTCGGGGTGCACGTCACGTGGCTGCCGGAATGTAAGGCGTGGCGAGCGCCGCCTCCAGTGTGCGCGGCGCGGACTCCGGCGGCACGCGGACGAAGTCGCTGTACGACCGGTAGGTGAGGTTCGCGTCGAAGCCCTGGAGCAGCACCGCCCGGAACGCGCCCGGGTAGCTGTGCACGTTGCCGAACGAAGGCAGGCGCACGCGGCCGAAAGGCGTCTCCACGGCCGCGTACCGCACCAGGCTGTGCCCCACGCGCCGCGTGCCCCGCGCGTAGTCGAAGCGGACCTCGCGCACGGCGAAGGTGGCCGTGTCGATCAGGATGGTGCCGCTCACGTCCACCCGGTCGCGGCGCGCCCGCACGGGGCGGAAGCGCAGCGCCCACTGCCCGCCGCTGGGCCGCGGGTCCGCGAACAGGCAGTGGCCCACGAGGAAGTCGTCTTCCAGCAGCTCCAGCTCGTCGGGCACGCTGATGTTGATGCCGCCGCTCTCCTGGCTCACGAACCCGGCCGTCTCGCGCATGGCGCGGCGGCGGGCCTCGTGCGCGCGCACCGAGTCCGGCGTGAGGACGAGCACCGTGTCGCGCTCGGAGAGCATGGGGCCCAGCGCGCGGATGCGGCCCTCGGCGCGGAAGTGCAGCAGGCTCTGGTAGGCGTAGCGCGCCTCGAACTCGCGGCGTGTCTCCGCGGCCTTCCGCGTCTCGGCCCACAGCGCGGCCAGGCGCGGCTGCTGGGCGAGCCGCTCGCCGGTGTAGCACGCCGGGCCTCCCGAGACCGCCGTGAGGGCAGCCAGCACGACCGCGCGGCTCACGCTCCGCAGCGTCTGGTCCACCGTCTGCCCCTCCGCGACGGGGAAGACGGCGGACGGCGCCGTGCTGAACCCGATGCGCTCCACGCGCAGCACGTAGCGCCCGGCAGGTACGTCGCCGAAGCGGAAGGCGCCCGCCGTGTCGGTGAGCGCGGTGCGCGTCTCGCCGCCCGCCGCGGGCGCGAGCTTCACCAGCGACAGCGCGATGGGCGAGCCGTCCTCTGCCGCCACGGCGCGGCCGGTGACGGTGCCGTTCTGCTGCGCGGCGGCCGTCCGCGCGAAGGCCAGCACGGCGAGGAGCAGGAGGACGGGCGCGGCGAGGGACGCGCGAACGTAGGGTCGCATGATCGGAACCCGGGATGAAGGGGTAAGGACGCGCGCGAGAGGCGCGGAAGCACGGAGGGACCGGGTACGAGCGCGCGGGAACGCGGCCGGAAGCTGCTGATCCATCTTACCCGATCCCCAAGCGAAGAACAACGGTGCAGGCACGTCGATCAGTTGTAACGGCGGCGGCCGCGCCTCCGGAGAGACGTGGCCGTCGTGTCATGGCTCGCTCGCGGTGCCGGACGCCGTACATCTCCCAGCCGCCCGCCGTTCGATGCGGCGGATGCGACGAGCTGCGCCGGCCGATGCGGGATGGTCAGTCCGCGCCGGGCACGCGGCGGAAGTCGCGGTAGTCGCGGAAGGCGATGGTGCCCTGGAAGCTGCTGACGAAGAGCCCGATCATCCCGCGCGGGTCGCCGTGCAGCGCGCCGCCGGCCGGAAGGCGCACGGTGCCGAACGGCGTGGCCGTGGGCGCGTACGAGAGCGTGCCGCGCCCCCACGCGTGCGGGCCGCTCCGGTAGTCGAACGCGATCTGCCGCACGGCGAAGCTGGCGGTGTCGATCAGGATCGTGCCGCGGATGTCGGACCGGCCGTCCGCCGTGCTCACCGGGCGGAAGCGCAGCGCCCACGCCCCGTCGGCCGTGGGCGCCGGGTCCGCGAAGAGGCAGTGGCCCACGAGGAAGTCGTCTTCCAGCAGCTCCATCTCGTCCGGAAGGCTGAGCAGCAGCGAGTTGCGCGTCTGGTGCACGTAGCCCTCGCGGTCGCGCATGGCGCGGCGGCGGGCCTCGCGCACGCGAACCGAGTCCGGCGTGGTCTCCACCACCGAGTCCCTGTCCACGACCTTGTCGTGGAAGATGCGCACGTGGCCCACGAACTGGAGGCGCATCTTGGCGCGGTAGGCGTACTGCCGCTGGAACTGGCGGCGCGTCTCGGCCGCCTTGCGCGCCTCGGTCCAGAGCGCGGCCAGCTCCGGCTCGCCGGCCAGCCCGGCGCCGGTGACGCAGCGGTTGGCGACGGCGGTGATCGCCTGGATCGCCACGGCCCGCTCGCCGGCGCGCAGCGGCCGGTCCACCGTTTCGCCCGCGGGTACGGCGAACTGCGGCGAGGGCGCGTCGTCGTAGCCGATGCGCTCCACGCGCAGCCGGTACGCGCCCGGCGCGACACTCTCGAAGCGGAATGCGCCGCCCGCGTCGGTGAGCACGGTGCGCCCCTCGCCGCCATGCGCGGGTGCCAGCCGCACCAGGGAGAGCGGGATGGGCGCGCCGTCCGCCGCGGCGAGCGCGTGGCCGGTTACGGCGCCCGGCGCCTGCTGCGAAGCCGCGGGACCGGCGCCGAGGACGAGGGAGAGGACGAGGGAGAGGACGAGGGAGAGGACGAGCAGGGCCGATGAGCGAACGGAGCGGGAGGACATGGCAGGGCGGGGGCTGCGGGGAGGGACGGCGCCGGCCCGGCGAGCTCCGGAGCGGACGTGTCTCCCACTGGCAAGCCCCGGCCCCGTTCCCGGCGCATACGTTCGATTCACCGAAGCGGATGCGGAGCATGGAGTTGCCCGGCCGTGCAGCGCGCATGTGACGCCGGACGGCATCCGTCGCTCGTCCCCCAACGCGGACGGCCGCGTCTCGGAGAGACACGGCCGTCGCGGATGCTGCAATCCGGGTTCACTCCGCCGCGCCGCGTTCGGCGTCCCCGCATCTCCCGACCGCCGTTCCGCATCGCCTCGGTCGACGTGATCGGTCGGCGGACGTGCGGGCGGCGTCAGTTGCGGACGGGGCGCCCGTCGGCGAAGGGGAGAAGCTCGGACTCGGGCACGGGGACGGTGCGGGTCATGCCTTCCCAGCCGCAGCGCGGGCACCAGCGGCGCTGGATGCGGCCGCCCATCAGCCTCGCCGCCGCGCGCCCGGCCAGGCCCATGCGCACCGGCAGCGTGTCCGCGTCGCACTCGCTGCACGTGCGCTCGGCGGGGAAGATGAAGTAGATGGTCGCCATCGCGAGCACGAACTTGGCCCCGAAGGCGACGAAGAAGAAGAGCAGCCAGAGAAGGACGTCGTGCATCCGACACGTCTCCCGCGGGTGGTGCGATTCGTTTCCGGCAGGCTGCGCAAGAAGCGGGCTCCCTGGCGGGCAGCCGGCCGTGCCTCTCCCGTGGTTCACTACGCGCCGGCCGGCGGATGGTTCCTTGCTCGCCCGGTGGGCCCCGGTTACACTTCGCCGCCCCGCACCCGAGACGCCCGTGAGACACGAATGAACGTCCTGAACGTCCAGAACCTGCACAAGAGCTTCGGCCCCCGCGTGATCTTCGACGGCGTCGCCTTCGCGGTCGACGAGGGGGAGAAGGTGGGCTTCATCGGGGTGAACGGGTCCGGGAAGAGCACGCTGTTCCGCATCGTGGCGGGCGCGGAGGGCAAGGAGGACGGCACCATCGCCTTCCAGCGCGGCATCCGCGTGGGCTACCTGTCGCAGGAGCCGGAGTTCGAGCCGGGCGACACCATCATCCGCGCGGTCGCGGGCGGCAAGCCGGAGCTCCAGGAGGCGCTGGCGGAGTACCACGACGTGGCCGCCTTGCTCGCCCGCGGCGAGGGCGACGCGGAGCGGCTGCTGGCGCGCCAGGGCGAGGCGGGCGCGCGCATCGACGCGCTGGGCGGGTGGGACTGGGAGCACCGCATGGAGGCGATCCTCACCCGCGTGGGCGTCACCGGCTGGGAGCGGCCGGTGGACGGCCTGAGCGGCGGCGAACGCAAGCGCGTAGCGCTCGCCCGCGTCCTCCTCCAGGAGCCCGAGCTGCTCCTCCTCGACGAGCCGACCAACCACCTGGACGCCGACACGGTGCTGTGGCTGGAAGGCCACCTCCAGCAGTACCCCGGCGCGGTGATGCTCATCACCCACGACCGCTACTTCCTGGACCGCGTGGTCACCCGGATGATCGAGGTCTCGGTGGGCGATCTCACGGCATACCCCGGTGGCTACACCGAGTACCTGGAGGCGAAGGCCGAGCGGATGGAACGGCTTTCGGTGGAGGAGGAGAAGCGGAAGAAGCTGATCGAGAAGGAGCTGGCGTGGGTGAAGCGCTCGCCCAGCGCGCGCACCGGCAAGCAGCAGGCGCGCATCAACCGTCTCGACCAGCTCCAGACGGACCAGCAGGCGAAGCGCCTGCCGCAGCGCAACGTGGCCGAGATGGCCGCGGCCGAGGCGCCGCGCCTGGGCCGCACGATCCTCGACATCCACCACGTCACCAAGAGCTTCGGCGACCGCACGCTGGTGCGCGACTTCAGCACCATCCTCCAGGCCGGCGAGCGGATCGGTATCATCGGGCCCAACGGGGCGGGCAAGACCACGCTGCTCCGCATCATCATGGGCGAGGAGCCGGCCGACTCGGGAGATGTGGAGCTGGGGAAGAACACGCGCATCGCCTACTTCGACCAGCGCCGCGACGATCTCGATCCCGAGGCGTCGGTCTACGAGGCGGTGGCGAGCGAGGACTGGGTCACCGTCGGCGGTCAGCGCACGCATCTCCGCAGCTATCTCGAAACCTTTCTCTTCCCAGTCCCCGTGCAGCGCCAGAAGGTGCGCTCGCTCTCCGGCGGCGAGCGCAACCGCGTGCTGCTGGCGCGGCTGTTCCTGAAGGACGCCAACCTGCTCATCCTCGACGAGCCGACGAACGACCTGGACCTCGTCACGCTCCAGGTGCTGGAGGAGGTGCTGGCGGACTACGCAGGCTGCGTCCTCCTGGTGACGCACGACCGCTTCTTCCTGGACAAGGTGGCGACCGGCCTCATCGTCTTCGAAGGCAACGGCGCCGTCCGCCGCCACGCGGGCGGCTACGACCTGTACCGCCGCCTCAAGGAGCAGCGCGAAGCCGAAGCCGCCGCATCGTCCGCATCTGCCGCCGCGCCGAAGGAGAAGAAGGCCGAGGCGCCGAAGCCCGCCGCGGGCGCCGGCCGCCGGCTGACTTGGAAGGAGAAGAAGGAGCTGGAGGGAATGGAGCAGGCGATCCTGGAAGCTGAGGAGTTGAAGGAGACACTGAGCGCCCGCCTGGCCGACCCCGCCCTCTACGCCGGCGCGGCGGACGAGGTGGCGAAGGTCTCCGCGCAGTTCCGCGAGGCGGTGGAGCGCGTGGATGCCCTCTACGCGCGCTGGGGCGAGCTGGAGGAGATCCGCGCCGCCGCGGGATGAGGCGGATTCCGTAGCGTCATGGGCGTCCGGACGGTCCGGTGAAACGTGCGGCGCAAAGTGGCGAAATTCCGTAAGCCATTGCACTGCATCGTCATGTGCGAAAACGCGTGGCTCCTGGCCGTAGTTCTTCCGAAAAAGGTTGTTGACAGCCCTTCCGCGTCTCACTAAAGTGCAACTCCCCGCTCACAAAGCACCGCTGTAAATCCCCGCACTTCCGAGCACCCAATGTTTCTCCCCGCCATGCTTTCCCTGGCGGCGTCCCTTGGCGTCGTCCATGGAACCGGTGCCCCCGCGGCACACGACTCCGTTCCTCCCGTGCGCGCCGCGGCTTCCGTGCCGCCCTCGCGCGCTCCCTTTCATCCGTCGCACCACGCGCTGTCCAGCGCCGCCGCGGCGGGCATGAGCATGACCGAGCTGCTGCACGCCGAGCAGGCGGTGAGCGATGAGGTGCAGCGCGGCGCCTTTCCCGGCGCGGCGCTGGCGGTGGGCAAGCGCGGCCAGGTGGTGATGGAGCAGGGCATCGGGCAGATGGGCTGGGACGGCGGCGACGAGGGCGTGGACCCGGACTGGACGATGTACGACCTCGCCTCGCTCTCCAAGGTCGTCGGCACCACCACCGCGGCGATGCTGCTGGTGGAGGACGGGAAGATGTCGCTGGACATGCCCGTCTCCGCCTACCTGCCGGA from Longimicrobiaceae bacterium includes:
- a CDS encoding ABC-F family ATP-binding cassette domain-containing protein — its product is MNVLNVQNLHKSFGPRVIFDGVAFAVDEGEKVGFIGVNGSGKSTLFRIVAGAEGKEDGTIAFQRGIRVGYLSQEPEFEPGDTIIRAVAGGKPELQEALAEYHDVAALLARGEGDAERLLARQGEAGARIDALGGWDWEHRMEAILTRVGVTGWERPVDGLSGGERKRVALARVLLQEPELLLLDEPTNHLDADTVLWLEGHLQQYPGAVMLITHDRYFLDRVVTRMIEVSVGDLTAYPGGYTEYLEAKAERMERLSVEEEKRKKLIEKELAWVKRSPSARTGKQQARINRLDQLQTDQQAKRLPQRNVAEMAAAEAPRLGRTILDIHHVTKSFGDRTLVRDFSTILQAGERIGIIGPNGAGKTTLLRIIMGEEPADSGDVELGKNTRIAYFDQRRDDLDPEASVYEAVASEDWVTVGGQRTHLRSYLETFLFPVPVQRQKVRSLSGGERNRVLLARLFLKDANLLILDEPTNDLDLVTLQVLEEVLADYAGCVLLVTHDRFFLDKVATGLIVFEGNGAVRRHAGGYDLYRRLKEQREAEAAASSASAAAPKEKKAEAPKPAAGAGRRLTWKEKKELEGMEQAILEAEELKETLSARLADPALYAGAADEVAKVSAQFREAVERVDALYARWGELEEIRAAAG
- a CDS encoding carboxypeptidase-like regulatory domain-containing protein, translated to MRPYVRASLAAPVLLLLAVLAFARTAAAQQNGTVTGRAVAAEDGSPIALSLVKLAPAAGGETRTALTDTAGAFRFGDVPAGRYVLRVERIGFSTAPSAVFPVAEGQTVDQTLRSVSRAVVLAALTAVSGGPACYTGERLAQQPRLAALWAETRKAAETRREFEARYAYQSLLHFRAEGRIRALGPMLSERDTVLVLTPDSVRAHEARRRAMRETAGFVSQESGGINISVPDELELLEDDFLVGHCLFADPRPSGGQWALRFRPVRARRDRVDVSGTILIDTATFAVREVRFDYARGTRRVGHSLVRYAAVETPFGRVRLPSFGNVHSYPGAFRAVLLQGFDANLTYRSYSDFVRVPPESAPRTLEAALATPYIPAAT
- a CDS encoding carboxypeptidase-like regulatory domain-containing protein, with protein sequence MSSRSVRSSALLVLSLVLSLVLSLVLGAGPAASQQAPGAVTGHALAAADGAPIPLSLVRLAPAHGGEGRTVLTDAGGAFRFESVAPGAYRLRVERIGYDDAPSPQFAVPAGETVDRPLRAGERAVAIQAITAVANRCVTGAGLAGEPELAALWTEARKAAETRRQFQRQYAYRAKMRLQFVGHVRIFHDKVVDRDSVVETTPDSVRVREARRRAMRDREGYVHQTRNSLLLSLPDEMELLEDDFLVGHCLFADPAPTADGAWALRFRPVSTADGRSDIRGTILIDTASFAVRQIAFDYRSGPHAWGRGTLSYAPTATPFGTVRLPAGGALHGDPRGMIGLFVSSFQGTIAFRDYRDFRRVPGAD